A window of the Oscillatoria salina IIICB1 genome harbors these coding sequences:
- a CDS encoding pentapeptide repeat-containing protein → MNTSQLLIASDLLDRYTEGERNFQGANLVKANLSRVNLNRANLSGALLKKANLTEIKLIRANLSNVDLTKANLAKAKLVDTNFSKSRLMQAILIGADLSGAILSAANLSGADLSDACLISSSLINAELLSGTKLRSANLTGATLSRANLTEADFSQATLTRAILTQAELSAASFKEAILIGAYLSRANLSKANLSGADLTEADLRYANLAGANLKGTNLEGADLSEANLTGANLSKANLQGAELSKANLQRAKLTHANLSGTNLLKANLCQANLAKANLFQAGLLLACLKQANLNKANLKGANLIGANLQGANLVTAYREEAIMPNGSKCEEN, encoded by the coding sequence ATGAATACAAGTCAGCTTTTAATTGCGAGCGATCTTTTGGATAGATATACAGAAGGAGAACGAAATTTTCAAGGAGCCAACCTAGTAAAAGCTAATTTGAGCCGAGTGAATTTAAATCGAGCTAATCTCAGTGGAGCCTTGCTCAAGAAAGCGAATTTAACTGAAATTAAGCTGATTAGAGCGAATCTCAGTAATGTAGATTTGACCAAAGCTAATTTAGCTAAAGCCAAACTTGTAGACACCAATTTCTCGAAATCTCGCTTGATGCAAGCAATTTTAATCGGCGCAGATTTGAGCGGCGCAATCTTGAGCGCAGCGAATCTTTCAGGAGCAGATTTAAGCGACGCTTGTTTGATTAGCAGTAGTTTAATTAACGCTGAGTTATTATCAGGAACTAAACTAAGATCGGCTAATCTCACGGGGGCAACTCTTTCCAGGGCTAATCTGACAGAAGCTGACTTCAGCCAAGCCACGCTTACGAGAGCTATTCTTACCCAAGCTGAGTTAAGCGCAGCATCCTTCAAAGAAGCAATTCTGATTGGCGCTTATTTAAGTCGGGCTAACTTAAGCAAAGCGAACTTAAGCGGAGCAGATTTAACCGAAGCCGACTTACGTTATGCGAATTTAGCCGGAGCAAATCTGAAAGGAACAAACTTAGAAGGAGCAGACTTGAGCGAAGCAAATTTAACCGGGGCTAACCTCAGTAAAGCGAACTTACAAGGAGCAGAACTAAGTAAAGCAAACTTACAAAGAGCGAAACTCACTCATGCTAATCTTTCCGGGACAAATTTGCTCAAAGCCAACTTATGTCAAGCCAATCTTGCCAAAGCCAACTTGTTTCAAGCAGGTTTATTACTTGCTTGTTTAAAACAGGCAAATTTAAATAAAGCTAATCTTAAGGGCGCAAACTTAATTGGGGCTAACCTACAGGGAGCAAATCTCGTTACCGCTTATCGGGAAGAAGCAATTATGCCCAACGGGAGCAAATGCGAAGAAAATTAG
- the speD gene encoding adenosylmethionine decarboxylase: protein MKKVGTHLVVDAWQAPGELLNDPERIRRALIDAIAAGEATLIDLCVHQFSPHGVTATATLAESHIAIHTWPEYGYFAADLFFCGQGQPKEAMKLLQTALQAKKMEMREIDRGFPASAIPTEQLLENSVYEDVA, encoded by the coding sequence ATGAAAAAAGTGGGTACCCATCTGGTCGTGGACGCTTGGCAAGCGCCTGGAGAATTGCTCAACGACCCCGAGCGAATTCGCCGTGCCTTGATCGACGCGATCGCTGCTGGAGAGGCAACACTTATAGATTTGTGCGTACACCAGTTTAGTCCCCACGGAGTAACGGCAACGGCAACTTTAGCAGAGTCTCACATCGCAATTCATACTTGGCCCGAATATGGTTATTTTGCTGCGGATTTGTTCTTCTGCGGTCAAGGGCAGCCCAAGGAAGCCATGAAGCTTTTACAAACTGCTCTGCAAGCAAAGAAAATGGAAATGAGAGAAATCGATCGCGGTTTTCCGGCTTCAGCAATACCTACAGAGCAGTTGTTAGAAAATTCAGTTTATGAGGATGTGGCTTAG
- a CDS encoding DUF6464 family protein, giving the protein MFEIILIFIFALMPLLISLLLLRKAKQRWQARLRQMRNFRQRQTIASPSREGSRFEIGNYFIGDLTCRYNARSPHVRCAVNPDGPCEGCRHYEARD; this is encoded by the coding sequence GTGTTTGAAATAATTTTAATTTTTATTTTTGCCCTTATGCCTTTGTTAATTTCTCTGTTGCTACTGAGAAAAGCTAAACAGAGATGGCAAGCAAGACTCCGGCAAATGAGAAATTTTCGTCAGAGACAGACTATTGCTTCTCCGTCGAGAGAAGGATCTCGCTTTGAGATTGGTAATTATTTTATCGGCGATCTTACCTGTCGTTATAATGCGCGATCGCCTCACGTTCGCTGTGCTGTTAATCCTGATGGTCCTTGTGAGGGTTGTCGCC